TGGAAAAGACCCATCAGAGCCATCTACCCCAGATTATGTCCGAAATAGCGAGGGTCTATCGAGCGCGTGTGTTAAATCGCATTGATTGGATTAAACGAATCATTCCCGTAGCACTACTAATTGTAATAGCCGGTGGTATCACCGCTTGTTATACACTCATTGTGTTTATCCCCTTCGTTGAAATATTAAAGATGTTAGGGAGCCCCACGATCTAATGAATCGGTATTCCTATATTTGCATAGACAGTGATGGTCAGGAAAAGGACGGGTTCCTGCAAGCAAAGAATGATGAATCAGCGCGTATTCAACTGATGGAACAAGGTCTGAAAATTGTTCGTTTGGATTTGTGTTCTGGGGAAGAAAGTGCGAACTCTGATACTACTGAAGCTTTGGAAATCAAAGACTTTTCAAGTGATCAACTTGCCGAGTACGGCAAGGCAGCCTGGAATCCTGACTCCGAATTCCTTGATCACTTACCGAAAAACTCCCAGCTCAATGTCCATGGTATGCCTCTTTCAGCAAGCTTGCGTACTTTGGCTGAAGAAACCTCTTCTAGAAAACTCGCTCATACATTTCAGAAAATTGCCATCGACCTGGAACAAGGTACAACAACAGAAGAAAGCTTCTCCCGGCACTTGAAGCATATTCCTCATAACCTGGAATCTCTGATCCGAGCAGGTGCCCAAACTGCCCAACTGGAATCCATTATTGAAGATTATATCGAGAGCCAAAGAGTTCTCATGCAGTCGCGACATAAACTCATGACATCTCTTTTTTATTCAAGCGTGTTAATTTTAGGTGCTTTTTTACTATTTGATTTTCTAATGATATCTGTCGTCAGAAGTTTTCGTTCCATTTTTCTTGACTTCGGAACAGAACTTCCCGGGATCACAATTTTAGTAATGCGTATCTCAGATTTTCTTGTTGCCTATGGTTTACCGATGTTAGCAATTCTGATGTTTAGTTTCGCAGGAATCTGGTTTAGTTTTGACTTGTTCAAAATGCAGGCAATACGTAGACGACTGATTAATCAAATACCGATTTTGGGCAGTATTTTAAGTTCGATATCAATCGCGTTATTTTGCCGGATGCTGGCTACGATCATTGAAGCCAAAATCAAACTACCTGAAGCGATTGACTTAGCCGCCAAAGCAACTAAAGATCCGAACTTAATTGCCGGTTGTGAGTTATTGAAACAACGAACGATGAAAGGATTTGATCTCGCGGAAGCTTCGATTGAAATCCCCCATTTCTCCAAAAGTTTCATACACATTTTTCGGTGGCAAGATCGCCCCGATATTTTTATTGATTCGCTCCGCGCCAGTAGCAATATCTTTCAAGCCAAAGCAAACATGAAAACAGGAACACTTGTATTTATCCTGCAACCGCTCGTGTTAATCGGAATCATATTTAGCATTGGTTTGCCGATCGTGGCAATCTATCTTCCTTTAATAAAAGTACTCAATGATCTCTCCTAACTTGTTTTTATTGTCAGAAAGTTGCTTCACCCGTGGATGCACTTGGTCTTATTGTTAGCTTGGCATTCTTTGTCTATTTTCCTGTTGCAGGAATCTCTTCGATTCTTCTTGCGCGCAGAATTAATGATTTTGGACACCAGGGTGTCAACCCAATCCTCAAAACGTTTTGGACATCCTTTGCGATTTTCATGCTTGGCTGCAGTGTCATTTTTATTGTCAGTACTTTTTTGGCTATAAGCACGAGTCAATACTTTGGTTCAGGAGCATTTCTTTTAAGCATTCCCATCACACTCTTATTCTCGCTTACTATTTATCTGGAATATCTGTGCTATCGCTCTGCTTCCGCACTTAATAAGGGAGATGAATATGACCTCCCTGAATCGTTACGACATCAGTTACATAAAACACGCGTGTTAGGCTGGATCGTACTGGGACTACCTTTGCTGTTATTTGTACCAGCGTTACTGTTAGCAGCCTCGGTCTTTTTGTCATTTGCACTGGTATTCTTAATCTTTGTAATCATCGGCTCTGTGTTAAATATCTTATCCACTTCGAAACGGGCTAATGAGTCTGAGCTGCTTTGGCTACTCGCACTTTGTGTAGAAAAAAACATCCCGATAGCAGAAGAACTCGACACATATTCGCTCACTCAAAAACAGAAATACCGTGAACGAATCCAACTTTTGAGCAGTCGACTTTACTCTGGCGAATCACTTTCCGATGCTCTGTCTACAACGCCTGGACTGGTCCCCCAATCTGCAATTGTCGCAGTGCGTATTGGCGAAGAGAGTAATAGCCTGGGAATTGCCCTACGGGATGCTGCTGCTCAGTCTACGAAGAAGCTAAGACACTTAACCGATCAATCAAATCTCTCCATTATTTTCCTTTATTTAACTATGGTTGTGTCTATTCAGTTTCTGATTGTTGGATTTATCATGTACTGGATCATTCCGAAATTTAAAAAGATTTTCTTGGATTTCGGAACAGAACTTCCCTCGATCACACTTGGACTCATGCAAGTCAGTGATTTTATCATAGCCTACTTTTACTTGTTTTTGCCGCTATTTTCTCTCCCCATTATGGCATTGGTCCTGATACAAGTCGGCAATTACTATGGGTGGTACAATTTGCGTATCCCATTCTTCACGGAATGGTTCCCGCGTTTAAATACTCCTCACTGTCTGAGGCAGATTGCGCAGTCAGTTTCCGTTCACAAGCCTCCTCAAATTGCCCTGGATTCGATCTCAACTTTTCACCTCTGGGCGGACGTCAGAATGCGCACTCAATCCGTGAATGAACGAATCAAACAGGGCGAGAATATTTGGGAATCCCTGCAGAATGCCAAGTTAATCAGTGAAACTGAAGCTGCTTTGTGCTCCACTGCCGAACGAATGGATAACCTTCCATATGTGTTGAGAACACTGGCAGAATCAATAGAACTTCGTCGAGCCAGAAAACTAAGATTCTTTACGGAGTTCTTAAAGCCGATCATTATTTCTGTCCTGGCTATTCTGGTCGGCTATTTTGTAATTGCACTGTATATGCCTCTTGTCAAATTGATTAATGACCTTGTTTGAACTCTGTTTATTATGAAAATCTATCGTCACAAGAAAGTCCCCCAAATCACTTGCTGGAACGAGCGAAGTGGTTTTACGATTTTTGAAGCCTTGATTTCAATGATTCTGGTCAGTGCCACTGTGGCGATTTCCATACCAACCCTCAGAGTTGTCAACCTGCAAAGAAAATCTATCAATGCGAAATTGATCGCGACTACGGCGTTAGCCAACCTTGGAGAAAGAATTGTTGCTGAAAATTCATGGGATGATCTCACTTCAGAGAAATTGGGAGTATACGAGACTGAGATACCCACTCAATTAGATTTGAAAGAGCCTCAATTAAGTGTGAAGCTGATTCAATCAGAAAATGATCCGGCAGTGCGTCAGGTGCGAATTCGACTTTCATGGGAAAATCCCTATGGTGAATCTGTCGATCCACTACTCCTTTCCCTGTGGTTCCATCGCGAGGGGAGTTCCGATGAATAAACTCAGACCAGACAGCTCACAAACACAGAAAAAGTTTATCAAAAGGATCAAGGCCATCCCCAGAGGTGTTTCACTTATTGAAATGATGGTGGTGATCTCGCTGATGTCAGTGATCTTTACTGTATCAATTACAACTCTGGGATTTCTCATGCGTGTAGAAATGAAAGGAACTGCCCGGATCCAGGAGACTCTCAGTTTCCAGAAATTATCTCGCCAATTTCGAGCGGATGCAGGAACTGCGCGCAAAGCAGTGATTATCGATGGGAAGGATAACAACTCAAGTCAACTCAAGTTTGAGATTGAGCCAGACACATCAATCATCTATTCCAAAGACAGGGTAAAGAATTCGATTCTCAGGTTGAAAAAACAATCCGAGAAAACCATCGCAAGCGATGAATTCCGCATCCCCGTCGAATTACTCCAATTCCAGATTGAGCAAGAAAACCAACGAGAGCTTGTTTCCATGCTGCTTCAATTTATTCCTGAAGAAATTCATGAGAATCAGACCGTCAAAAAAACAAACAAGATTTTCAAAGTGGAGTCTCTCCTTTCTCAGAAGTACTCACTTCAAAATCGTATTGATACAAATAATTCGAATTGACAGAGAAGATGAAACAAAAAACAGTCACTCTCAGATCAAATATATGTGAGCAACGCCAGTCCCGTTGGATTCAGCGGCGAGGAACGATTGTCCTGATTCCCATGCTCTGTCTGGTGCTGTCACTGGCGGTGATTGGTGGACTATTAAAACAGACGTCGATAGAGCTCAAACAGCTAAAAAAAGAGGAATATCTGATACAGGCGAATTGGCTGGCCGATGCTGCAGCACAACGCGCCGTCAGGAAATTGCGCGAAGCACCGAATTATACCGGAGAAACATGGAGCGTCTTACCAGAAGAGATTGGTGGGAAATTCCCCGGAAGCATTGTGATTGAAATAAACCGGAGTCCTCAGAATAATCAGTCAATTACCATTCGAACCCTCGCCAGATATCCATCAAATAGACTGGAGCGGGTCCAAATTATTCGAGAATGGCCTTCTAAATTAAGCAATACGACATCCAAAAACTAAGCATCCTTCTGAAAAGAACAAAACCGCAGCGAAGGAATTATCATGGAACAAATTGATCTACCATCACCCTCAAAGCAACAGAATTTAACCAGAGGTTTTACCTTGATTGAGTTGCTCGTTGTAATTGCCATCATTGCGATTTTAATCGCCCTGCTTTTGCCTGCAGTTCAACAGGCACGCGAGGCAGCACGCAGGTCATCCTGTAAAAATAATTTGATGCAAATCAATGTGGCACTTCAAAATTATGAAATGGCTCATAATGTATTGCCCAGTGGCACCGTCAATCCCACAGGCCCCATTCAAAATGAAGCCAAAGGGTACCACGTCAGCTGGTTTTTACAAATTCTCCCATACCTTGGAGAGCAGACCGCGTTTAATAAGTTTGATTTTAATAAAAGCGTGTATGACCCGATAAATAAACAGGTCGCCGACTATCGAATCCCAACATTAAGATGCCCTTCCAACCCAAACCAAGGGCATAGCTATGCAGGAATGCACCATGACATTGAGGCTCCTATCGACTCAAATAATAATGGCGTTTTATTTTTGAACAGCAGTGTGAATTATGATGACATACCAGATGGAAGTTCCAAAACACTCTTTGTTGGTGAGCTCACGGAAGGAAATGAGCTTGGCTGGGTGTCTGGAACGCGTTCGACTTTAAGAAATGCTGGCACTGCTATTAATCTTAATAATGCAAAATTATTTTCAGGCCGCGCTGCCTTTGAAAAACGCTTCCCTAACGAAGATTCCGAGCGCGCGAACAACGAGGGCGAATCACCAGAAGGCAATGCTCAACTTCTCCAAGTCGGTGGGTTTTCCAGTTATCACACAGGGGGATCGCATTTTGGAATTGGTGATGGATCAGTTCGATTTCTCAGTGAAAATATCAGTATCCCCCTCTATCAAGCTTTAGCAAATCGACACGATGGGCAACTCGTTTCTGATTATTAAATGACTGTAATGTCCAGACCTTCAAAAATTGAGTTTTTCATGTTATCAAAACACCGCAAGCATCTGCCACGTACCGGATTTGTACTGATTGAGCTACTCGCCGTCCTAATGATTATCATGATTCTGATTGCGCTTTTACTTCCCGCAGTCCAACAGGCGCGTGAAGCTGCTCGATGTACCAGTTGTAAAAATAATCTGGCTCAAATCGGTGTCGCATTACAAAACTATCAGATGGCACACTTGGTGTTACCCCCTGGCACGGTCAATCCGAAAGGCCCTATCCTCAATCAACCGAAAGGCTACCATGTTGGATGGGCTATTCAGATCCTCCCATTATTGGACGAAAAAGCCGTATTTCGCAGCTATAACTTCAAATTTGGTGTCTACAATTCTGCAAATCGACTGACCGCGAACTATATCTTGCGATGTTTTCAATGCCCTTCCAGTGCTCGAGGTGGTTTTAACTACGTCGGTTGCCATAATGATTTAGAGACACCTATTGATGTCGACAATAACGGTGTTTTGTTTCTGAACAGCAGCATCCGAGAAAAAGACCTGAAAGATGGTCGTTCTTACACAATTTTTGTGGGAGAGGCCCTTGATGGTGGTTTTTTAGGATGGACATCTGGAACTTCCTCCACACTTCGAAATACGGGAACTAAAATCAACTTCGTCAATCCGAATCAAAATGCATTCGCTCAAGCCAATCGATATGGGAACTATGGAGAATATCATTTTGAAGAGCAAACTGATGACATGTTTGACAACCTCAATTCCCAACCAGAAGCTCCAAACTCTGAAGGAACGGAAAAACCGCTCTCTCCTGAGGACCAAAAACTTCTACTTCAAGTAGGAGGCTTTTCCAGCGCTCATACAGGGGGGGCCCATTTTTGCCTGGGTGATGGTTCAGCTCGCTTCATCAGTGAAAATACGGATTTCCAAATTTTTAGAAATCTTGCAAATCGCCATGATGGCAATCTGATTGGAGAGTATTAGGTTGCCAACATGAAAATAAAGACGCGAAATTTCAAACTGAAATGGATCATCTATTTCTCAGTGGTCAGCTTTGTTTTTCCTCAATTCGTAGAGGCCATTGAAATACATAACATCCGATGGGGATTCAACAATCGGCCCGTTGCTTATAAAATTAATCCCGTCACGCTTCTAGTTGAAAACACCTCGCCAACACCATTTGAAGGTGAAATCAAATTTCAACAAGAATCATTTCGTGGTCAGCGAATCGGTATTACTCTGTCAGCGGCAACTTATATTGCACCATTTGAAAAAAAATCGTTGCAGTTTTATCCGTATATCACAGAATCTGCAAATAATTGGGAAGCCAGCTGGGAAGAGAATAACGATCAACAAACTCAGTTATTTCTAGCGCCTCGTCCTGCAACTGACAATGCCCTCATCCAGTTAGTCCAACCAGACAGCCTGGACCGAATTATTCCCGGCATCAAACAATACCCCGAAGATCTATTCCCTCCATTACTGGGTGCTGTCGACTCATTAGATGGGATTATTCTGGACCATGTCCCCAAATGGGAAAAATCGCGCAGAACAACTTTCCTGCAATGGATCTTTGCTGGTGGAATTGTTCACGTATTTGAAAATTCGAATGGGGACCTTCCAATATTCCCGGAATCGTATTCTCCCTTAAATGGAATCTCAACTCCTGTTTTTTATGGAAATGGGGCCGTTTACCGCTATCAAGATAAACTGAGTGATCTTACCGCATCGGATCTGAAGCAATTGATGGCCGGAAATACTCGCGTTTCCACACTACTCTCCAATACAGAAGAGAATACCTCTTCTCAGGCTGTCGATTCTAAAAATATAAAAGTCTCGGAAGCTTTGACATATTTTTCAATGGCCAGTGACGAAGAAATTCTTGCGACGTTGACCGAGATCAGTAAGCCCAAACAAATTTGGTACTTCATTTTCTTACTCTCATTTTTTTACTTGATTGTTGCTGGTCCGGGATATTATTTAGTCACAAAACTCTCAAAGAAACATTCTACTTATTATGGAGTTTATCTGACTGGTACGATCTTGTTCTGTTTAACTTTCTTATTGATTGGTCATTACAGCACAAACCGCACGTCTCAAATTCACTCTTTGGTTGTCGCAAATATCATGCCTGATAACGAAATTGATCTCACCTCTTGGGCGAGTCTGGGAGTGGTATCGGGAGGAAATTTTAATATCACGTACACTGGAGACGCACACATATACTCGGCATGTCAGCCCTATTCGAAAGTCAACGGTATTGTTACCTGCGGCGCTGAAGGGTATATGCAGGTTGATATTCCGCCAAATTCTTCCTGTGCCGTCTTCCACCGAGGGAAGACACTAGAAACCAGCTTCGATGTGAAGGTCAGTACGTTTCTAAAAAATGAAACGGGAGTGGAGAAGATTTCATTAGAGATTGATAACAATTTCCCACTTCAGGTAGAACAGGTCTATTTTCTGTTTGGTGCAAAATTGTATGAATTAAAGAAGGAAAATGAGCGTTTGGAATATCAAGGTACTTCCAAAAATCTTTTCTCCATACTCAATACAAACCCACTTCTGGAGATTAATTATTTCAGGCCAAACAGGCTTTTTCCTTTTATCAATCCCAAACACCAGAAAAATAATTTTGCCTTAAAGAAGTTTTTTCCAATCTTACTGCAACGTGCGATGCGGTTGTCAGCCAAAGAAATCAATCGCAGATATCGTTATCCTGACAATCGTGGAAGGCTGTTTGTTCTAAGTAAAACCCCAGATAATCTATTTCCGAAAACACCTGAAATTTCGCGAAAGAATGGGCTGGTACTATATTCACTTGAAGTTCCATTTTCCGACCAGACTGATTGAACCTTTTCTTACCACCTTGAAAGTTGCCTGGAATGTTTCGGGGATCATTGATTTTTGCGGGTTTTGCATTAAAGAAAGACATTCGTCTCAAAAGAACACACGTCTTCCGCTTCATCTGCGTCGCCGTTGTATTCATAATTTTGTTTTCATCGTGGCTAACCAGTTCGCGCATCGGTTCACCTGGACTCGATTTTTTCACTAAAATTGTGTGGCTTAATTTCTGGTTGGTCACATTAACCGGCATCGGTTTCTTCTCAACTGCAATTACGGAAGAAAAAGAAGAAGAGACTCTTCCGTTGCTCAAGTTAGCCGGTATTGATTCACTGGGGCTACTCTTGGGGAAATCGACAGTTAGAGCGTTAAGGGTAATATTGCTCTTAATCAGTCAACTTCCGTTTTTAATGCTTGCAATCGCTTTAGGAGGAATCACTTCACTGCAAATTTGTGCCGCAACGGCAGCGATAATTTCTTATATCATTCTGGTCGCTAACTTTTCATTGCTCTGTTCTGTTTATGCCAGGCGTTCAGGAGAAGCGATAGCACTTGTACTAATCGGCTTATTAATTTTATTCTTCTCTCCTGACATTTTAACAAAAATATCGGTAAACCTTCAGTCGCGCGGATATCTTGCAGCAAACGAACTGATTCCGCGTAGTATCAAAGCTTACCAGGAAATCGCTCATGATATATCGGTAGTCGAACGCATTAATACCATTCTGAGTACAGGCTACTCGGAAACGGTATTCAGCACACAAGTCATCAGCAATTTGTTGATGGGTATGTTCTTTTTTCTGACTGCCTGGTTGATTTTTGAACGTTGTACCGTGGCTGATCAGGCAGAAAATATCAGAAAAAAGCGGCTGAGCCGTAAACGGAATATCAGAAAATCCAGACCCGATAAACTAGCATTTGTCTGGAAAGAATACCACTTTGTAACTGGAGGCAAAAAAGCCCTGATCATCAAGTTAATCTTATACTCCTTGGTGATCTTCTGGGTTGTGGGAGGAGGATTATTATTAGATCAGTACTCAGATGTGAGTTTCATTTTTCCATTCTCCTGGAATGAGTTATTGAATGCCTCTCTATTATTAATGCTGATCGGTTTAGTCATAGAGTGCACCATCTATACCTCTCGTATGTTCCGCGAAGAACGTAAACTGAAAATGCTCCCATTAATCACAATTCTACCGCATTCATTACTTCGAATCGTCTATGAAAAAATAGCCGGTTGCATGATGGCGCTCTTTCCTGTTTGCATGGCGCTTGGCTTAGTGATCCTGATTGCACCAGATAGTCTTACTAATTTTTATAATTCTGGTTTTAATTCACTCTTACTCTTAATTGGTATTCAATTCGTTGTTTTCCTACATTTATTAGCTTACTACTCAATCATCGTCCGATGGGGGGCACTTGCCTTTGCTATTGGCACGATCATCCTGGTTGAAGCTTGTGCAACACCTTTCATGCAAATTCTTTTTTTGCTGTTCCATGTGGCGATTGGTGAGACTGGAATTATTTTACCCGTATTCTATTTGAGCTTGTTGAGCTGTTTTCTCCTGCAAATTTTGATTGCAAACCGCTTACAACAAATTGCTGCTGAAGAATAAACGAGCTTTCTTTTGAGTTATGTTCCAGTAAAAGCCTTCCTTAAATACTGTCCCGCTAGTTGAACTGCTTCAAATGCCCGATCATATAAATCAGAACGTCGAAAGAAGCCATGAATCATGTCTTCATAATTTATGTGTGCAACGTCAACTCCTGATCGACGCATGAGTTCGACGTACTGGACTGCTTCAGAATACAGAGGATCATAGCCTGCCGTGATTACTATCGCATCAGGCAAACGACTCAAATCTTTGGAACGGAGCGGAGATGCATAAACCTCGCGGCCGGCAGACTCGTGCGGAAGATATTGGTCCCAGAACCATTCCATGGCACGTTTGGTAAGAAAGTAGTCAATCCCATATTTCTGGTATGATTCTGTATCAAACTGATAATTCGTTACCGGATAAACCAGCATTTGATAGATGAGATTCAGAATGTTCGATTGTCTGGCTCTAATTGCTACTGCTGTCGCCAGATTTCCCCCTGCACTATCACCGCCAACAGCAATTCTCGTCGGATCGATTTCTAAATCACCTGCATGGCTTACAATCCATTCCGTAGCTGAATAGGCATCCTCAAATGGCACTGGGTAAGGATGTTCTGGCGCCATACGATAATCAACAGAAATCACTTTACAGCTAGCAGTGCCTGCCAGATCCTGACACAGACCATCATAAGCATCCAATGTTCCCATCACCCAACCACCACCGTGAAAATAGACCAGTGCGGGAAATGCCTCTGAAGAGTTCTCCTGGCTCGCTCCAGGTGTGTATATTCGAACCGGTATCTCTGTCCCATTGACTGGAAGTTTGAGGTCATCAATTTTTTTAGCAGGAAGATGAGGCTCTGGTGACGGAGAAAGCGTCGACCTGATAATTTCTGGGGTCATCTCTTCGAATGAAGGTAAGTCAACTTTTGCTATTTCTTCGAGGTATTGGGCCACTTGAGGATGGACGGGCATTTGTGTTTCCTTGGAGGGATTTATCTGCTTAATACACTAAATAAATACATTTGATTATCAATCACAGACAACCTGACGAGCCAATTATAACGGATAAGCATATTATTCTAAAAACAGTCTGCTTTTTCATTTCAAAAAATAGCTTCCAATCTGCGGTACTGATAATTCTTGACCTATTGTAATCAATAGAGCCCCTAAGTGTTAATTCGTGATTCTTCTTCAAGTTGAACAATTAATTAAATCCTATTGTGTTATTCTCACAGGGAAGTAAAGCCATGACCCCTAATCCCATTCGCGTCTTAATCGTTGATGATTCAGCTGTCATTCGAGGTTTGATTTCAAAGTCACTCGAGCAAGAGCCTGAGATTATCGTTGCGGGAACTGCAATGAATGGGGAACGTGCGCTGAGCTGGATGGCCTCGAATCCAGTTGATGTCGTAATTCTCGACGTCGAAATGCCTGTCATGGATGGACTCACTGCCTTACAAAAGATCCAGAAAGATTTCCCTGCTATCCCAG
This genomic interval from Gimesia alba contains the following:
- a CDS encoding PulJ/GspJ family protein, producing MNKLRPDSSQTQKKFIKRIKAIPRGVSLIEMMVVISLMSVIFTVSITTLGFLMRVEMKGTARIQETLSFQKLSRQFRADAGTARKAVIIDGKDNNSSQLKFEIEPDTSIIYSKDRVKNSILRLKKQSEKTIASDEFRIPVELLQFQIEQENQRELVSMLLQFIPEEIHENQTVKKTNKIFKVESLLSQKYSLQNRIDTNNSN
- a CDS encoding type II secretion system F family protein, encoding MDALGLIVSLAFFVYFPVAGISSILLARRINDFGHQGVNPILKTFWTSFAIFMLGCSVIFIVSTFLAISTSQYFGSGAFLLSIPITLLFSLTIYLEYLCYRSASALNKGDEYDLPESLRHQLHKTRVLGWIVLGLPLLLFVPALLLAASVFLSFALVFLIFVIIGSVLNILSTSKRANESELLWLLALCVEKNIPIAEELDTYSLTQKQKYRERIQLLSSRLYSGESLSDALSTTPGLVPQSAIVAVRIGEESNSLGIALRDAAAQSTKKLRHLTDQSNLSIIFLYLTMVVSIQFLIVGFIMYWIIPKFKKIFLDFGTELPSITLGLMQVSDFIIAYFYLFLPLFSLPIMALVLIQVGNYYGWYNLRIPFFTEWFPRLNTPHCLRQIAQSVSVHKPPQIALDSISTFHLWADVRMRTQSVNERIKQGENIWESLQNAKLISETEAALCSTAERMDNLPYVLRTLAESIELRRARKLRFFTEFLKPIIISVLAILVGYFVIALYMPLVKLINDLV
- a CDS encoding type II secretion system F family protein, with the translated sequence MNRYSYICIDSDGQEKDGFLQAKNDESARIQLMEQGLKIVRLDLCSGEESANSDTTEALEIKDFSSDQLAEYGKAAWNPDSEFLDHLPKNSQLNVHGMPLSASLRTLAEETSSRKLAHTFQKIAIDLEQGTTTEESFSRHLKHIPHNLESLIRAGAQTAQLESIIEDYIESQRVLMQSRHKLMTSLFYSSVLILGAFLLFDFLMISVVRSFRSIFLDFGTELPGITILVMRISDFLVAYGLPMLAILMFSFAGIWFSFDLFKMQAIRRRLINQIPILGSILSSISIALFCRMLATIIEAKIKLPEAIDLAAKATKDPNLIAGCELLKQRTMKGFDLAEASIEIPHFSKSFIHIFRWQDRPDIFIDSLRASSNIFQAKANMKTGTLVFILQPLVLIGIIFSIGLPIVAIYLPLIKVLNDLS
- a CDS encoding DUF1559 domain-containing protein yields the protein MLSKHRKHLPRTGFVLIELLAVLMIIMILIALLLPAVQQAREAARCTSCKNNLAQIGVALQNYQMAHLVLPPGTVNPKGPILNQPKGYHVGWAIQILPLLDEKAVFRSYNFKFGVYNSANRLTANYILRCFQCPSSARGGFNYVGCHNDLETPIDVDNNGVLFLNSSIREKDLKDGRSYTIFVGEALDGGFLGWTSGTSSTLRNTGTKINFVNPNQNAFAQANRYGNYGEYHFEEQTDDMFDNLNSQPEAPNSEGTEKPLSPEDQKLLLQVGGFSSAHTGGAHFCLGDGSARFISENTDFQIFRNLANRHDGNLIGEY
- a CDS encoding alpha/beta hydrolase, with product MPVHPQVAQYLEEIAKVDLPSFEEMTPEIIRSTLSPSPEPHLPAKKIDDLKLPVNGTEIPVRIYTPGASQENSSEAFPALVYFHGGGWVMGTLDAYDGLCQDLAGTASCKVISVDYRMAPEHPYPVPFEDAYSATEWIVSHAGDLEIDPTRIAVGGDSAGGNLATAVAIRARQSNILNLIYQMLVYPVTNYQFDTESYQKYGIDYFLTKRAMEWFWDQYLPHESAGREVYASPLRSKDLSRLPDAIVITAGYDPLYSEAVQYVELMRRSGVDVAHINYEDMIHGFFRRSDLYDRAFEAVQLAGQYLRKAFTGT
- a CDS encoding DUF1559 domain-containing protein, which codes for MEQIDLPSPSKQQNLTRGFTLIELLVVIAIIAILIALLLPAVQQAREAARRSSCKNNLMQINVALQNYEMAHNVLPSGTVNPTGPIQNEAKGYHVSWFLQILPYLGEQTAFNKFDFNKSVYDPINKQVADYRIPTLRCPSNPNQGHSYAGMHHDIEAPIDSNNNGVLFLNSSVNYDDIPDGSSKTLFVGELTEGNELGWVSGTRSTLRNAGTAINLNNAKLFSGRAAFEKRFPNEDSERANNEGESPEGNAQLLQVGGFSSYHTGGSHFGIGDGSVRFLSENISIPLYQALANRHDGQLVSDY